The Diospyros lotus cultivar Yz01 chromosome 11, ASM1463336v1, whole genome shotgun sequence region GATAGAATGTTACATGCAACATGTAACATTTTTCATTCCGCCCATAATGATTTTATGACAACGAGCTAGTGagataataaaatgaaataaaaattgtaaaaaatgtttgcaattttaaaagttaaacgTCTGTTAAGTTttcgaaaatatatatatatatatatatatatgaaaattaataataagtcAACTAGATCTCAAGATGTTTGGAGTTTAAATAATGCAATATTATCCATTTTAGTATTGTTCTCTTAATTATCGTTTTAACTTTTGAGATGTCAAGATATCTCATATACAaataagatttatatatatatatatatatctaatgcgtgttttgtatattattgaatgaatttagtaaatttattatCCAGTGAAcactcaaaaatcaaaaatagtAATTATAAATCATCATAACTTATTAATTTCATCCTATCCTACAGGGCCAATTGCTTGGTTAAGGATAGGATGAAATTGATGATGGAAGCAATTGGCCCTATAGATATAGAAGCACTTCAACTTAGAATCATAGTACTAAAGTATAGTACTGAAAGCAAACATGCTCCTATGATCTACCTAAAAAATGCATACAGCAAGGTGAGATGGAAGTCGGGCAAAGCTCATTGGTCAGGCTGCTTCCTCTCCAACGCAGTCCCTAACCCCCACTTGGGCTCCTTACTCCTTTAGTGGAAGAGAGAGACGTGGCAATTCTATCATCCTTCAAGGCCCCCTATATCTTCAACTATAAATATTGGGTTTCATATGTGAGCTTCCCATCCCAAAACTCTCTCtttatttctcttcttttgaGACAGTTGCTCCCTTTCTTATATTGCACTGTGATTTTCTGATCTAGACAACAATGGGTTTTGCAGCTAAGAGCTATTGCTCACTTCTTTGCATGTTGGTTCTGTTAATCACAATTTGTTACTCCCAGGAAGATTATGCATCCTCTAAAGCAACCTATAGCGGCAGCCCTGGTTGTTTCGAACGTCCAAGTATGTATTACACTAATTTATTATCATAAGCACATGGTactttgtgtatgtgtgtgtattgtgCATTTACTTAGATTGATAATCTTACTGTAAAGATTAATATGCATTTGATGATGTCAATTTAGGTGGGGCTTGCGGGTATGGTGAATTTGGACGAAAAGTCAATAATGCCAACGTGGCAGGGGTTTCTATGCTATACAGGAATGGATCTGGCTGTGGTGGATGCTATCATGTAAGTCAATGCCAAGTTATCACTTGTCCAAAAAACCTATGCAACTATTTGGATGGAGTAGGACAAACTAAGCTAAGGTGCACTAATTTACACACAGAAAAGCACATAGTATATTATTATTGGAGACCTACACTTGTAATAAGACTTGACTTTAACCCATTACGTCTTGAAGTCAATAGTGATTGTGGGGCTCATGATTAGCAATATTTAAGTGCAAATACTTTATACTCTGCTTTTTCTAGAACACAAGAAATTGGTAGCTTGTAAAAGCCATTTTTCCAATCAATTACTTTTAGAGGTAaaagcataaaataatatttaataataaaaagtttaccTACTACAGGTTAGATGCAAGATACCCAAAATTTGCAGTACTGATGGAGTGAGGGTAGTGGTCACAGATTACGGTGAAGGACATGGGACAGACTTCATCCTCAGCGACCGTGCCTATTCAAAATTGGCTGTTCCAAACGCAGCCTTGGAGTTGTTTCCTTATGATGCAGTCGACATTGAATACAAAAGAATTCCTTGCCGGTACCCAGGTTACAACCTCAAGCTCAAGGTTCATGAGCAAAGCAGCTTCCCGGCATACTTGGCTGTGATTATATTGTACCAAGCTGGTGTATATGACATCACTGCTGTGGAAGTGTGGCAGGTACAATCGTGTAAATAGAATTTAGTATATAGTTTAATGGatataataaacaaattaataagTTTTTGCAACTGATGTCAATTTGAACTAGGTTGATTAGTTAGTTGATCAATGCtattttcttgttgattttgttGCAGGCAGATGACCTAGAATGGAGATGCATGAAGAGGTCCTTTGGTACAGTATGGGACCTACCCAGCCCACCATCAGGTCCACTTACATTCAAGGTCCAAGTGAGTGGCAACGGATGCACAAAATGGGTGCAGATGACTAATGTTGTTCCCAATAAATGGAAGGCTGGGGATGTGTATGACACAACCATTCAGCTGTCTTAAACAAACCCCTACCCTGCAAACTCCCTATCCttatatatagaataattatcAAAATGTTGTAGACAAGCAGCTTGTTGCATATTAAGTATTAATTCCTAGTAGCTTTGATTCACTGAAGTAGTGTTTGTTCTCCGGACTAGAGCTAGTATTCTACAACTTTCTCAATAAAGGGTTGGTTTGCACTATGTTGAAGGATAAAAGTTTTCTTATCAAATCTCTATATCAATGGTTGTATAAGATTCCAAGAGAGAATTGATCACCATGCAAGATAGCTTAAATGGGAAACAAAAATTGTAGAATTTTGATGACAGTCATAGATCAGCTTAATCTCAATATCGGGAAATCTATTCAAATGATATTCATATGAAAGCAATGAATTTGCAGCATGTTCGGCCCTTTTTGTCCTACAATGCCactgcaaaataaaatatagaaactAGAAGACAAGTGTAGTAGAGGAATAGAAAATAGGaattggaagaaagaaatgtaTATTCTATATTCCATATTCATAGTGACATATTATCTTCAGGGGAATATATACAAAACTTTTCTAACCAATTAGGTAACTAACAAATATAGAAAGATTAACcaagaaaagatatatatattacaatagAATCCTGAAGATACAGAGAaagtattctaaatattttatcatattgactgCCGCAGAGTACATGGCATATACAGAATCTGTGACAACCACTATACTGCAGTGGCTGAACTTGGTTCTTTATTCTCTTAAAACTTTGCAAATGCTTGGTAATCTGAGCCTTTGCTTTGAGTGCAACCTGTGCTCATGGTTGTCAAACTATTTAGTACCTAAGAGGGTCTTGAGACATTATTAGCTCCTTGCACAAACTTGAGGCTAAATTCATTTATGGTTAGAACACCAATAAACACCAAGAGTTAACCGTTAGCAAGTCTTCCAACTGAAAAGTTTAGTTAGTCAGCTCAAAATCAAGACTAATTGCGAAAGTAACCACACAAACCCACGAAAACCTTGATCCCCTGAAGTTGGTTAATATGATAATGCATAAAAGTAAACGGTATTGCAATTTCATCTTCTGTCGCTATTTTTACATTATTTCATGCTTTTTTATCTTTAGTATAAACAATTGGGGCTGAAAGTAAGGCCAGTGCCAAATGATGcactatttttttaactaatccTTCTCATTTATAAAGGTGAGATAATAGTAACATCAAAACAATAAGATAAAGTCATTTTTCATGTGAATCTACCTGTTAATATTCAAACATGCTTAGGccagaagaaagagaaaggtgcAAAGCAGAAgtatataaaaactaaaaagagctacaagtaaaaattaaacaagaacTCTCTCTgcaaatcaatttggtttcctGACGGTAACACCAAAATTCCCATTCAagctacatgccaatgcaaacCTCTATCTGTTAAAGataatgtataaatatttttaaattatttttccgTTGTCGTTCCTTTTTATTTACTGCTGAATTGTTCCGGTCAAAGTGAGTTGAATTGTAGCTGATATTTTGGAAGTCTGATAGGATATAATTAGTGGGTATTGGgtccttatttttctccaagTTTGTTTCTGTTCATACCTATACAAAAGCTGGTTCAGCAAATAAAGAATTAGAGTTTTAGCAGCCCATTTTTTTGCATATCACATGTTCGATAGAAATCCTCTTTAAGCAATTTTATCCTTTGTCCTTTGTTACAGCCCCCACTGAATTGAACATCTAGCATTAGAGCTTGGTGAAGAATATCCAAATGGCCTGTAACGTCccgtttatttataatttaatgaatATCTCAGGATTTAAAGGGCaatgttaatttattatgttatatattattaatatatataatgacaaattatattatataggtCGTAATATTAATATGGGGTGTGAGTGTTAATTTCCAGAAATTTtggggtctaagtgtaatttctgaaAACTGGTTGTGAAgtctctttaaaattaaaagtgtgCATATATTAAGTGAGGAGGCTTGTGGAGAAGGCGGTACGCACGCAAGGGGCTGGCTGGTGGATGCGGGATCGAGGCCTGGGGCATGCGCGCGACTAAAGGAAAAAGGTTGGAAAAAACTAGTgccaaaatgacgtcgtttcgaGGGAAGATGGTGGTGCCACTGCCACACAACCAGCTTCCAACCAGACATTTTTTTGAGGCTTTTATGCCACAATTCTCAGCATAAATCAGGTAGCAAATTGAGACAATTGAAGACGAATATTGGGGAAGAAGCAATGCGAGCAGTAGTGGGAAATATGAGAGAAATCAAGgaaaaattcaagagaaatttACAGAACTGAAGTTTAAGGAAGCCAAGTAagtgagaaaaatatttattaggaattctgtactgttagatttaatttttagactataatctctttatttttgataaaaatattattttacaacATGTGAGCAGAAAAAAATGGAATATGCTATAAACGGAAAGTTCTCTTCGTTTTGCGTGTTTTATTCCCTCTCTTACCCTAATTCGGTTCCAAGTTCTATTTCTATAGGTACgctttttccttctttaatAAATCCATAGGGTTGGTTCGTTTGATTGTGggtttgagttaaaaaaaaatgatttcttgGGATTTTATTTCTAAATGATTATGGGGTTTGCATCGCTCATATTTCCTTGGAAATAATGTTGAACCAAtttgggactaggttcctagaagATTGGAGGGGTTGATTGTGGTTATGGATTCTTGCAGGTGTGAGTTGTTGTAATAGGGTGCAGGAGTTGTTGACTAGTAAGGTAAAGTGtcgactgtttggtgacgttggaaCGAACTGTTGATCGACCCGAGCTAGGAAGGCCGTCAACCAGTTGCTCTTAGTTATGTACTATCGACTGGTACCTGGTCACTGTCGATCGACTCGCCATTATGTGACTTACATCATGGCATTGCAGTGCATGGGTCTGTGCTTGCATTATTGGGGGAAACATAAGCTATGAATGCTTGGATACGTACATCTTAGACTGATTAGGTGCACAAGCATTGTATTGGATGTGTATTCCTATATGGGCGAAGCATGGCTTGACGCCTGGCTTATGGGGGAtaatgtatcacgttgatgcttactacgccattACATCTATTATTTGTTGTATTACATGGTTACGTTATGATGTAGTATGGAGTTAGCCCTCGATCGCTATGAGTAGAGCTTGGCTCTGGGTAGCTATGACTCGGGAACTCAGGTATGTGATTGTGATATGAGAGCCTTGGGCTCATGTGGATTATGCTAGCCAGTTCATGGCTGTAACAGATTTGTATGCCGAGATTTGGGCGCCAGGTTGTGCATtttttatgtgggccctaaggatcattatgtgcattggtatatttatgttgagaaCTAGATATCTTAGTGCATGGTATGGTGTGACATTTTAATTTACAACACGACATTTTGTGGGTTGTATCCAGTGTGAGAGATCTATCTCTTAGCTTTATTGTTATTCTTCTACTTGcttgctaagtcttgtgactcacctttgCTTtatatcattccaggtaaagggaaggcGAAAGCTGAGGGTGAGGGAAACAACGTTTGAGTGGATGGGTAGTCGATTGTACAAGGCAACCCTAGTCGTCAGTCTTAGGGAATGTTTTTGTGGTTCCTGGGGTACAAGAGGTTGCTAGCTCTGTCTTTGGTGTCATGATCTTTGTACCCCGGTTTTTGTTAAAGGGTGCACCTCGTGTTTGCTACCCTTGTATCTTCTTTTGCTTGCCAGAGATTTTTGGcgtcttttctctctcttttgagACTCTTGCCTAGGGCTCGCGGGCCTCCGGGATCTCCGGGTAAGGGTCCTCACATGGCCAACAACTTTAATGGAGTGAACCTCTCACAACCATCAGTTCCAATTTTTCGAGGCAATAATTATGAAGTTTGAAGCACTAAGATGAAGACCTTGTTTTTGCCCCAAGACTTGTGGGATTTGATAGATAATGTCTATAATGAAGATGGAATGGGAGTTGGTATCCCTGAAGATGTTCGAAAGAGAGTTGCCAAGgccttgtttttcatctaaCAAGCTGTGGATGAAACAATCTTTTCGTGCATTACTACTAAAACAAGGTCCAAATTAAGAAGCTTGAATGCATAACAAAAAGGGTACTAAGGCACTACAAAGGTGGTTACTATCAAACTCTACACTCTACATAGGAAATTTGAATGTTTATAGTACAAGGCATTACAAAGGGGGTCCAAGGTCTCTCGCCCTTAAGCTTGTGGACTATATGGTGGCCCTCAGTTGACCACCCAAGAAACCACTAGATATCACATTTAAACGTGAAACCTCAAGTCTTAACACAAGGGGTATCATTGAGTTTGTGCACTAGGTATTCCTACTATAAGGTTTTAGAAGGTTAAGTGCTTGGATGCACATTTACATTGGATACTGATGCTTACCATTTTAAGATCTTTGACTAACATGAAttaagagggtgtttggctagGCTTAAAAGGTGATCAACACTAGCTTGAAAAGTGTGAATCAACTTTATGAGAAATGTTAGCCTGTTTGGCTAGGGTTAAATAGCCAAAACGCTACCTAACTTAAAAGCCTTCACACCAGcattttacaaaaagttatggggtgccaaatttttatttttgatgctTAAAGCTACCCATAAAAGGTTTAAGTTGACCAAGAGGAATACGAATATACCCtcaaacaaattgaaaaattctAACAAATGTCCTTGTCTTTCTCACCAGTGTTCTTCTTCACTGTCATCACTTGTCACCATTGTTGTTGTCATTGTCATAGCCTTTCGCATCATTACCTATcactgttgttgttgttgtcaccATCGTCATGTAGATCTATCCTAATTGCCAGAAGTAGAAGAAGTAGAAGCAACAACCTGTTGCCAttgtcatctctctctctttctctgggTCCAAATTCCATCGGCTATGAGTTTTGTCGACAACTGGGTTTCTTTCCCAATTGCTAGCCGAACCCATTGCCAATGGATTCTGTTGGCTTGTTCGCCACTAGCAGGATAGATCACAATTAGCATAGgctttaggtttttttttagttatttatattGAAGAAGTTTGGACTTTAAACTCCTTAAAACTTCTCACTTAATTATTGATCAGATTGGACTCATTTGTAAACAAATGATAATTGCTCATTTAGAGGTAGTTACACACAGAAAAAATTGccacttaaaaaataaataactatataatgaatataaaaatgtCTGTATATTTTGCCTAATATAACTTTCTACATTACTGGTACACATTTTTTACACGCCCCCTCAAGCTGGGTTGTAAATATTAAGGAAGCCTAGCTTGTATCTTCACATCTTCAAATTGGGTTTTCAGTTGGTAGTCTTCGATAGATCCTTGGTATGTAGGAAATCtaccttcaatttttctttttatgatgtTTATGTCTATTTAGGTCACTTTTAAAATGTTGAGTTGCTTTTAATATCTAGAAGACTAAAATAATGGCTGATTGAGAGGTCTACTTGACTACACTTCTGTTGTGTCTTCAGTGttgaaatatatcttttttGTACCATCTCAGATTTCTTGCATTGTCTCATGGAGGATGAGATTTTCTTCGACTTCATTAGTCATGGAATGATAAGACATGACACTACCATATTGTGTTTCACCATTAAGATagtcatatttttctctacAGCTTATAAATGTCTTAACAGAATGCCCATTAAAACTAGGAACATCAGGAACTTGAGAGGAAGAAGTAGACTATTGTGGTGAAGGATGCCATTGGGAAAATGTAGGAACTTTCTAATCAGAAATGCTCCGATACCATGAAAGAGTTtcaacttttaaatttcttaaaacttCTCACTTTATTATTCGAATTGGACACATTTATACACAAATGGTAACTATTCATATAGAGGCAGTTACACAAAAAAAACTACCACTTAAGAAATAAATAACTATATAATGAATGAAAAACTACCTCTATATTTTGGCTAACTACCTAACTATGCACATTTCTTGTACACATTtttctacacacacacacatatattatattgtttCTTTATATAAGTataaactatataaatatattgtttgatatataaaaatttattaattaaaatcataatatatatgttataaatttgttacaaagtataattaactattttttcattataattactttttaatgaatttatttatacaaatgaaaatgacatgtcatttttagtcattttataaCTTCTAACAACTTATAAGTTTTTCTTTTACAAAGCCAAAACTTTTTAACTAATAGCTTAAAGTACATTTTATAACAGTTAATTGACTCAAAACACTATATAACTTAAAGTTTTAGAGGACATTGAGCTAAAGATTAGTTAAAgctctttttaaaaaaagactAGTCAAACGGCCTCTAAATGTCATGTAAGGCTAACTTAGTTTACCTCCATTTTCTAGGCCATAGATAGAAAATCTTTTGTACTAGTTGGAGTATTGGATTTTGTAACGACCTGTTAATTTgtgaattaatgtaaatttgggtgtaagaaattaattagaaaaaaaataaaattaatgtattttttatcaaGGGAGTTTTGgcaattattcaaaattattggggttaaagtgtaattttggaAACTGGAATCGCCTTAAATATAAGTTGCGCGGATTATTAATCAAGAAAGGCTATAGGTGAGATGGTTGGGTGTGCTAAGAAGGAGGGAAAGGTCACAGGATCAAACATGTGGTTAAGCAAGGAGAAAATTGGGTTTTTAAAACCCAGCTGGCGCAAAAATAGCCTTTTTTTAAGGTGTTAGTCAACGTCAATGCACGATCGCGTAGCCTCGCGGGGGCCCATGTGCACCCAAGATGCACCACGCACGGCCCTGCGTGGCCCTGCCACGCGCCCAGTGGATGCCACTTGCCCAAACAGCCACGCCATGTGTTCCATTTGCTATTTTGCCTCCAGAAGTTGCTTTCCCTTGCTGTCACGATGCTCTGGACACCCTTCTACCTCTTGGCCTATATATAGGGGTGCATTGTAAGAGttaaggaaaaatatttaaggcaagttcctattcCTTGATTTTCTAAATTACAAGTTTAGTTGCTCTTCTTCGCAAGATCATGTTGCTAAGTTCTCCAAATGGCAAGCTCTTATTGCTTAATGTCCTAATTTGCAAGTTTATGCTTCCAGTTTAGCAAGTCATTTTGCGAGTTATTACTCATTTCTagtatattattttatggttctcATTTATACCTCCTGAGTCTCAAATAGGGCTTTAAATCACCCTATCTttatttgggaatgatgctttattaaagacatgcaagggtttgatgttgtcttgcatgaatgttgcccTATTGTGCATGTTGTTTCGGTAATcgcatgtcagttatatataaGAAGTCATTACAAATGTGCTTAGTTGTGATGATGCATAgagcatgtgcatgaaaatggttttaaaaTGTTTAGAGGCTTCATGATGCGCTCTGATGGCGATTTTCTACAAGTGTACGGATCGCACAAGTAATAGAGTAGTGAGTagaatatcgttcccacgaggatcgggtgataattaccaaaattatattaatccaaatgttatttaaaccaTTGATTAAGAGGgattaatttaagaaaagaaaataataacacaaagTAAATACGGAGAGTTTCAAGATTTGGAGAGCACTAGGGTATTTCGATTTCATCTAATTAATCCAATTTAACTTAAATGgttaataatccaaatttaattattcatgcaatgataattaaccacacaagtcaaattttttctttcgttccaattatattcttgtggGGTTTATTTTCCAGatcaagttatagattttttcttctggtctaaatctatatcaacatatcaatcaaatattggcCAAGTATTTTATAGcattaagcataataataaacacttgcatgaataaagaaaatcaatccataaaaatcaaattatcataattagactacatcaaaacaccctagttatagagtttagttcatattacaaatgatgtaatccataacaaaacaaatgaacataaatatagaatttaaaagaaatggaataagagaataaaactcttttgatgtgtaggatttccttcttcaaaaatattgtcaccaattcttgaagaaatcttccaccaagTGTAACGGCCCACCTCCTAGAGCCCCcactagcatagaggatccatgAGAGAGTCATCACTtgagtgatatagaacaaaaacaCCCCTAAAACTCACACACAACCTTTATTTAAACCATAACTTtttaatcgtataatatcttaTAATCATCATTACATAACCATTTACCatttgggcccacctgggcttacataacttGCACCTACCTCAAAAGCATAAAAACATTACTCTGACTAAACAAACGGCACCCAGGATCTAAtctcgggagagctctgcacttgctatcatagCTCGATGAACTGAGCCCAACCCCGACAAACGTACCTGATCCTTTGGACCactctcttacctggaatgatgaaaaacaaaaatgagtcgcgagactcagtaagatcatgaaagaaaggctgtaggttaaagatatgactcttcccatgacaccccatgcaattcatgccaatacaaccacgccatgtcatgatccatacgtgccttacttctatatgcataacataaagttaactgcacataaaggtccttggggcccacattagccacacattggcacccaagtcccgtatacaaacctgttgtagcctaacataggctaccatatcctTATCCATAAAGACCCGCATTTTCCTGACCTTGGTCAGCTTTTCTTGACATTCATAACATGTGTATAGTATGAGACCATTCACTCTTAAGTTTGGAACCCGTACTCCCCGGCTAATCTATCGGGTTCATGCCATCATCATAGCCTTGCACTCCCCGACTAACCTACCGGGTCCGTGCCGCACTTCCTGACTAACCTACTGAGTCTGTGCCATCATGAAAATCACTctcctcaccatgcaatgcaacacataagaaatgcgaTGGCATTTGCAGCATAAAtgtgatgtcaaggcccccataaaccaagcatcagaccatgctacacccacatcggaattcacacatgcgatatgctctaaatgcaccagctcacctagagtacccaagttggctcttaaaCCAACCaagtcatgcaaatgctcacacatcccatcacactcAAAGTATGTCCctaaatgaatgcaacccaaccccctgtagcacacacatcatgatatgcacaagccaaagcgggaatctggcagtactagCTCTTTTAGCCCGTTtaacgcttatcgtaacagccgatgactggcgcccatacatccatcCATCAACTATCACGACCCATGGTTGACAGACAATGGCTTTGTACTCCATACCTTTAGACACCCATAGACGACATTAAACTTAGTCACTTAAGCTTATCATTTCGCACACTTAATCCATGACAACATAGACTCCATTATGACATTCacgttctcatctcttctcatacacagGAAATCATTTCCACATTCATAATAAAGTATTAACATAATCACATAATCTTGACCAcatccattttctaagaacctagctccaacgggttcgacatcattcccaaagaaagtggGGCGATACAAAACCCCGTGACGGACATAAGAAACGACATCAAGGAATCATTTACTTAGcttatttaatcaccaatagacccattattaacatataagTTATGGAATGATTGCCACACAGATTATCGATATTAGTGCGTGGAACCAagtcaaggtgagggagggaataaaatacgagaaaccacagagattttcacgggaaataaagaACATGATGAGAGGATTAGGAGCTTGCCTTGATCGCTGCTTTTACCAAATGAACAATCTTTCGACGGCCCATGGCACGGCTTCAGGCTCCCTGGTACAAGCACAATACAGTTTTCCCTAACTTTTCCCTCCTTCCTTTCCTGCTCGCGGTCTCCCTCTTCTCCAAGCTCTTTCTTAGAAGATTTTCATCCCAATTTATACTCCTTAGAGTGCCTTGGCCACTAAGCTTTTCCCCAACCCCAATGGGCCATCATTTAAGCTATCAAATCCCATTTAATTACCTCACAACACCTTGACTTGTTAAACCAATTTCAACCACATTTAAGCCCCCAAGACACACGGTTTTATCCCATTTTGATTGActattttgcataaaaaaaaattaagcaaaacagaagttgggaaaatgggaaaagaaaggaaggcaGCGCAGGTCACCAGCGCGCGCCACGTAGTGCGGCTGGGCCGCGCATGGTGCACAACAGGAAcccccaaaacgacgccgttttgggcgcctACTTGCTGGAAAAAAATTCCAGCCATTTCTTTCACGCATGCCCTCTCCTCCCTTGGATCG contains the following coding sequences:
- the LOC127812490 gene encoding expansin-like B1, with the translated sequence MGFAAKSYCSLLCMLVLLITICYSQEDYASSKATYSGSPGCFERPSGACGYGEFGRKVNNANVAGVSMLYRNGSGCGGCYHVRCKIPKICSTDGVRVVVTDYGEGHGTDFILSDRAYSKLAVPNAALELFPYDAVDIEYKRIPCRYPGYNLKLKVHEQSSFPAYLAVIILYQAGVYDITAVEVWQADDLEWRCMKRSFGTVWDLPSPPSGPLTFKVQVSGNGCTKWVQMTNVVPNKWKAGDVYDTTIQLS